A portion of the Oncorhynchus gorbuscha isolate QuinsamMale2020 ecotype Even-year linkage group LG07, OgorEven_v1.0, whole genome shotgun sequence genome contains these proteins:
- the LOC124039760 gene encoding ATP-binding cassette sub-family F member 2 isoform X1, with product MKYQYFKHDLYLVPLLDWEHKERFTRQDGDRAMPSDLAKKKAAKKKEAAKYRQAGTKKTDEFNGENDQPESQENGADSNGVASLTKELDEFELKKLDARAVTGVLASHPNSTDVHIASLSLTFHGQELLTDTSLELNSGRRYGLLGLNGTGKSMLLSAIGHREIPIPEHIDIYHLTREMAPSDKTALQCVMEVDEERIQLEKEAERLAAEDSECEKLMELYERLEELDADKAEVRASRILHGLGFSAAMQQKKLKDFSGGWRMRVALARALFIKPFMLLLDEPTNHLDLDACVWLEEELASFRRILVLISHSQDFLNGVCTNIIHLHQKKLKYFTGNYDQYVKTREELEENQMKRFNWEQDQISHMKNYIARFGHGSAKLARQAQSKEKTLQKMVASGLTERVVDDKTLSFYFPSCGKIPPPVIMVQNVSFKYSDNQPHIYKNLEFGIDLDTRVALVGPNGAGKSTLLKLLMGELLPTDGMIRKHSHVKIGRYHQHLTEQLELDLSPLEYMMKCYPEIKEKEEMRKIIGRYGLTGKQQVSPIRNLSDGQKCRVCFAWLAWQNPHMLFLDEPTNHLDIETIDALADAINDYEGGMMLVSHDFRLIQQVAEEIWVCEKQTITKWNRDILSYKEHLKSKIDKQAHDI from the exons atgaaaTATCAGTACTTTAAACATGACCTTTATCTCGTTCCGTTACTGGACTGGGAGCATAAGGAACGTTTCACAAGACAAGATGgag ACCGAGCAATGCCGTCAGATCTTGCCAAGAAGAAGGCAGCGAAGAAGAAGGAAGCTGCGAAGTACCGCCAGGCGGGTACCAAGAAAACGGATGAGTTTAATGGGGAGAACGACCAGCCAGAGAGCCAGGAAAATGGAGCAGACAGCAATG GGGTGGCTAGCCTGACTAAGGAGCTGGATGAGTTTGAGCTGAAGAAGCTTGATGCGCGGGCGGTGACAGGGGTGCTGGCGTCCCACCCCAACAGCACCGACGTCCACATTGCCAGCCTGTCGCTCACCTTCCACGGTCAGGAGCTGCTGACCGACACCAGCCTAGAGCTCAACTCGGGACGGCGTTACGGCCTCCTCGGCCTGAACGGCACAG GAAAGTCCATGTTGTTATCAGCCATCGGCCATCGTGAGATCCCCATACCCGAGCACATAGACATCTACCACCTGACCAGGGAAATGGCCCCCAGTGACAAGACGGCCCTGCAGTGTGTGATGGAGGTGGACGAGGAGCGGATCCAGCTGGAGAAGGAGGCAGAGCGACTGGCAGCCGAGGACT CTGAGTGTGAGAAGCTGATGGAGCTGTATGAGCGTCTGGAAGAGCTGGATGCAGACAAGGCGGAGGTGCGAGCCTCCAGGATCCTCCACGGCCTAGGCTTCAGCGCCGCCATGCAGCAGAAGAAGCTCAAGGACTTCAGCGGAGGCTGGAGGATGCGTGTGGCTCTGGCCAG AGCTTTGTTCATCAAGCCCTTCATGTTGCTGCTGGACGAGCCCACCAACCACCTGGACCTAGATGCCTGTGTATGGCTGGAGGAGGAGCTCGCATC GTTCAGGCGAATCCTTGTGCTCATCTCCCACTCTCAAGACTTCCTAAACGGAGTTTGCACCAACATCATCCACCTGCACCAGAAGAAGCTCAAGTACTTCACG GGTAACTATGACCAGTATGTGAAGACCAGGGAGGAGCTGGAAGAGAACCAGATGAAACGCTTCAACTGGGAACAGGACCAGATCTCACACATGAAG AATTACATTGCCAGGTTTGGTCACGGCTCGGCCAAGCTGGCACGACAGGCCCAGAGCAAAGAGAAGACGCTGCAGAAGATGGTGGCCTCAGGGCTGACTGAACGTGTGGTAGATGACAAG aCACTCTCGTTTTATTTTCCTTCCTGTGGAAAGATCCCCCCTCCTGTTATCATGGTTCAGAACGTTAGCTTCAAATACAGTGACAACCAG CCACACATATACAAGAACCTGGAGTTTGGCATTGACCTGGACACACGAGTGGCTCTGGTGGGGCCCAACGGAGCAGGGAAGTCCACACTCCTCAAACTCCTGATGGGAGAG ctGCTCCCCACTGACGGAATGATCAGGAAACATTCTCACGTGAAGATTGGCCGATATCACCAG CATCTGACAGAGCAGCTGGAGCTGGACCTGTCTCCTCTGGAGTACATGATGAAGTGCTACCCAGAGAtcaaggagaaggaggagatgaggaagatcATCGGCCGCTACGGCCTCACAGGAAAACAACAG GTGAGTCCGATCAGGAACCTGTCTGATGGCCAGAAGTGCCGGGTGTGCTTCGCTTGGCTGGCCTGGCAGAACCCCCACATGCTCTTCCTGGACGAGCCCACCAATCACCTGGACATCGAGACCATTGACGCCCTGGCTGATGCCATCAACGACTACGAGGGTGGCATGATGCTGGTCAGCCACGACTTCAGACTCATTCAGCAG gTGGCTGAGGAGATCTGGGTATGTGAGAAGCAAACCATCACCAAATGGAATAGGGACATCCTGTCATACAAGGAACACTTGAAATCGAAGATTGACAAGCAAGCACATGACATCTAG
- the LOC124039760 gene encoding ATP-binding cassette sub-family F member 2 isoform X2, whose translation MPSDLAKKKAAKKKEAAKYRQAGTKKTDEFNGENDQPESQENGADSNGVASLTKELDEFELKKLDARAVTGVLASHPNSTDVHIASLSLTFHGQELLTDTSLELNSGRRYGLLGLNGTGKSMLLSAIGHREIPIPEHIDIYHLTREMAPSDKTALQCVMEVDEERIQLEKEAERLAAEDSECEKLMELYERLEELDADKAEVRASRILHGLGFSAAMQQKKLKDFSGGWRMRVALARALFIKPFMLLLDEPTNHLDLDACVWLEEELASFRRILVLISHSQDFLNGVCTNIIHLHQKKLKYFTGNYDQYVKTREELEENQMKRFNWEQDQISHMKNYIARFGHGSAKLARQAQSKEKTLQKMVASGLTERVVDDKTLSFYFPSCGKIPPPVIMVQNVSFKYSDNQPHIYKNLEFGIDLDTRVALVGPNGAGKSTLLKLLMGELLPTDGMIRKHSHVKIGRYHQHLTEQLELDLSPLEYMMKCYPEIKEKEEMRKIIGRYGLTGKQQVSPIRNLSDGQKCRVCFAWLAWQNPHMLFLDEPTNHLDIETIDALADAINDYEGGMMLVSHDFRLIQQVAEEIWVCEKQTITKWNRDILSYKEHLKSKIDKQAHDI comes from the exons ATGCCGTCAGATCTTGCCAAGAAGAAGGCAGCGAAGAAGAAGGAAGCTGCGAAGTACCGCCAGGCGGGTACCAAGAAAACGGATGAGTTTAATGGGGAGAACGACCAGCCAGAGAGCCAGGAAAATGGAGCAGACAGCAATG GGGTGGCTAGCCTGACTAAGGAGCTGGATGAGTTTGAGCTGAAGAAGCTTGATGCGCGGGCGGTGACAGGGGTGCTGGCGTCCCACCCCAACAGCACCGACGTCCACATTGCCAGCCTGTCGCTCACCTTCCACGGTCAGGAGCTGCTGACCGACACCAGCCTAGAGCTCAACTCGGGACGGCGTTACGGCCTCCTCGGCCTGAACGGCACAG GAAAGTCCATGTTGTTATCAGCCATCGGCCATCGTGAGATCCCCATACCCGAGCACATAGACATCTACCACCTGACCAGGGAAATGGCCCCCAGTGACAAGACGGCCCTGCAGTGTGTGATGGAGGTGGACGAGGAGCGGATCCAGCTGGAGAAGGAGGCAGAGCGACTGGCAGCCGAGGACT CTGAGTGTGAGAAGCTGATGGAGCTGTATGAGCGTCTGGAAGAGCTGGATGCAGACAAGGCGGAGGTGCGAGCCTCCAGGATCCTCCACGGCCTAGGCTTCAGCGCCGCCATGCAGCAGAAGAAGCTCAAGGACTTCAGCGGAGGCTGGAGGATGCGTGTGGCTCTGGCCAG AGCTTTGTTCATCAAGCCCTTCATGTTGCTGCTGGACGAGCCCACCAACCACCTGGACCTAGATGCCTGTGTATGGCTGGAGGAGGAGCTCGCATC GTTCAGGCGAATCCTTGTGCTCATCTCCCACTCTCAAGACTTCCTAAACGGAGTTTGCACCAACATCATCCACCTGCACCAGAAGAAGCTCAAGTACTTCACG GGTAACTATGACCAGTATGTGAAGACCAGGGAGGAGCTGGAAGAGAACCAGATGAAACGCTTCAACTGGGAACAGGACCAGATCTCACACATGAAG AATTACATTGCCAGGTTTGGTCACGGCTCGGCCAAGCTGGCACGACAGGCCCAGAGCAAAGAGAAGACGCTGCAGAAGATGGTGGCCTCAGGGCTGACTGAACGTGTGGTAGATGACAAG aCACTCTCGTTTTATTTTCCTTCCTGTGGAAAGATCCCCCCTCCTGTTATCATGGTTCAGAACGTTAGCTTCAAATACAGTGACAACCAG CCACACATATACAAGAACCTGGAGTTTGGCATTGACCTGGACACACGAGTGGCTCTGGTGGGGCCCAACGGAGCAGGGAAGTCCACACTCCTCAAACTCCTGATGGGAGAG ctGCTCCCCACTGACGGAATGATCAGGAAACATTCTCACGTGAAGATTGGCCGATATCACCAG CATCTGACAGAGCAGCTGGAGCTGGACCTGTCTCCTCTGGAGTACATGATGAAGTGCTACCCAGAGAtcaaggagaaggaggagatgaggaagatcATCGGCCGCTACGGCCTCACAGGAAAACAACAG GTGAGTCCGATCAGGAACCTGTCTGATGGCCAGAAGTGCCGGGTGTGCTTCGCTTGGCTGGCCTGGCAGAACCCCCACATGCTCTTCCTGGACGAGCCCACCAATCACCTGGACATCGAGACCATTGACGCCCTGGCTGATGCCATCAACGACTACGAGGGTGGCATGATGCTGGTCAGCCACGACTTCAGACTCATTCAGCAG gTGGCTGAGGAGATCTGGGTATGTGAGAAGCAAACCATCACCAAATGGAATAGGGACATCCTGTCATACAAGGAACACTTGAAATCGAAGATTGACAAGCAAGCACATGACATCTAG
- the LOC124039760 gene encoding ATP-binding cassette sub-family F member 2 isoform X3, with protein sequence MLLSAIGHREIPIPEHIDIYHLTREMAPSDKTALQCVMEVDEERIQLEKEAERLAAEDSECEKLMELYERLEELDADKAEVRASRILHGLGFSAAMQQKKLKDFSGGWRMRVALARALFIKPFMLLLDEPTNHLDLDACVWLEEELASFRRILVLISHSQDFLNGVCTNIIHLHQKKLKYFTGNYDQYVKTREELEENQMKRFNWEQDQISHMKNYIARFGHGSAKLARQAQSKEKTLQKMVASGLTERVVDDKTLSFYFPSCGKIPPPVIMVQNVSFKYSDNQPHIYKNLEFGIDLDTRVALVGPNGAGKSTLLKLLMGELLPTDGMIRKHSHVKIGRYHQHLTEQLELDLSPLEYMMKCYPEIKEKEEMRKIIGRYGLTGKQQVSPIRNLSDGQKCRVCFAWLAWQNPHMLFLDEPTNHLDIETIDALADAINDYEGGMMLVSHDFRLIQQVAEEIWVCEKQTITKWNRDILSYKEHLKSKIDKQAHDI encoded by the exons ATGTTGTTATCAGCCATCGGCCATCGTGAGATCCCCATACCCGAGCACATAGACATCTACCACCTGACCAGGGAAATGGCCCCCAGTGACAAGACGGCCCTGCAGTGTGTGATGGAGGTGGACGAGGAGCGGATCCAGCTGGAGAAGGAGGCAGAGCGACTGGCAGCCGAGGACT CTGAGTGTGAGAAGCTGATGGAGCTGTATGAGCGTCTGGAAGAGCTGGATGCAGACAAGGCGGAGGTGCGAGCCTCCAGGATCCTCCACGGCCTAGGCTTCAGCGCCGCCATGCAGCAGAAGAAGCTCAAGGACTTCAGCGGAGGCTGGAGGATGCGTGTGGCTCTGGCCAG AGCTTTGTTCATCAAGCCCTTCATGTTGCTGCTGGACGAGCCCACCAACCACCTGGACCTAGATGCCTGTGTATGGCTGGAGGAGGAGCTCGCATC GTTCAGGCGAATCCTTGTGCTCATCTCCCACTCTCAAGACTTCCTAAACGGAGTTTGCACCAACATCATCCACCTGCACCAGAAGAAGCTCAAGTACTTCACG GGTAACTATGACCAGTATGTGAAGACCAGGGAGGAGCTGGAAGAGAACCAGATGAAACGCTTCAACTGGGAACAGGACCAGATCTCACACATGAAG AATTACATTGCCAGGTTTGGTCACGGCTCGGCCAAGCTGGCACGACAGGCCCAGAGCAAAGAGAAGACGCTGCAGAAGATGGTGGCCTCAGGGCTGACTGAACGTGTGGTAGATGACAAG aCACTCTCGTTTTATTTTCCTTCCTGTGGAAAGATCCCCCCTCCTGTTATCATGGTTCAGAACGTTAGCTTCAAATACAGTGACAACCAG CCACACATATACAAGAACCTGGAGTTTGGCATTGACCTGGACACACGAGTGGCTCTGGTGGGGCCCAACGGAGCAGGGAAGTCCACACTCCTCAAACTCCTGATGGGAGAG ctGCTCCCCACTGACGGAATGATCAGGAAACATTCTCACGTGAAGATTGGCCGATATCACCAG CATCTGACAGAGCAGCTGGAGCTGGACCTGTCTCCTCTGGAGTACATGATGAAGTGCTACCCAGAGAtcaaggagaaggaggagatgaggaagatcATCGGCCGCTACGGCCTCACAGGAAAACAACAG GTGAGTCCGATCAGGAACCTGTCTGATGGCCAGAAGTGCCGGGTGTGCTTCGCTTGGCTGGCCTGGCAGAACCCCCACATGCTCTTCCTGGACGAGCCCACCAATCACCTGGACATCGAGACCATTGACGCCCTGGCTGATGCCATCAACGACTACGAGGGTGGCATGATGCTGGTCAGCCACGACTTCAGACTCATTCAGCAG gTGGCTGAGGAGATCTGGGTATGTGAGAAGCAAACCATCACCAAATGGAATAGGGACATCCTGTCATACAAGGAACACTTGAAATCGAAGATTGACAAGCAAGCACATGACATCTAG